From one Rhineura floridana isolate rRhiFlo1 chromosome 4, rRhiFlo1.hap2, whole genome shotgun sequence genomic stretch:
- the DEGS1 gene encoding sphingolipid delta(4)-desaturase DES1 isoform X1, with translation MGNTVAREDFEWVYTDQPHADRRKEILSKYPEIKALMKPDYNLIWVVILMMLAQLVALYLVKDLDWKWVVFWSYVFGSCLDHSMTLAIHEIAHNSAFGNCKAAWNRWFGMFANLPLGVPYSVSFKRYHMDHHRYLGGDGIDVDIPADFEGWFFCTRFRKLLWIILQPLFYAVRPLYLNPKPISRLEIMNLSIQFLFDVMIYYVFGVKSLFYLIAATILGLGLHPISGHFIAEHYMFLKGYETYSYYGPLNKLTFNVGYHNEHHDFPNIPGKSLPLLKKMASEYYDHLPQYNSWLKVLYDFVMDDTISPYSRMKRHLKGEVKQE, from the exons GTAAATACCCAGAGATAAAAGCCTTGATGAAACCAGACTACAACTTGATCTGGGTAGTTATTCTGATGATGCTTGCACAGCTAGTTGCTCTTTATCTGGTTAAAGATTTAGACTGGAAATGGGTTGTATTTTGGTCATATGTGTTTGGCAGTTGTCTTGATCATTCCATGACTCTGGCTATTCATGAGATCGCTCACAACAGTGCCTTTGGCAATTGTAAAGCTGCATGGAATCGATGGTTTGGGATGTTTGCCAATCTCCCACTTGGTGTTCCATACTCTGTATCCTTCAAGAGATATCACATGGATCATCATCGATATCTTGGTGGTGATGGAATTGATGTGGACATTCCTgctgattttgaaggatggtttttcTGTACTCGTTTTCGAAAGCTACTTTGGATTATTCTTCAGCCCCTCTTCTATGCTGTTCGGCCTCTTTATCTCAATCCCAAACCAATCTCTCGACTTGAAATCATGAACTTGTCAATTCAGTTTCTGTTTGATGTTATGATATACTATGTCTTTGGAGTAAAATCACTGTTCTACCTGATAGCAGCAACTATACTTGGGCTAGGCTTGCATCCCATTTCAGGACACTTCATAGCTGAacattatatgtttttaaaggggtATGAAACATATTCCTACTATGGGCCACTTAATAAGCTTACATTCAACGTTGGCTACCATAATGAACACCATGACTTCCCTAATATTCCTGGAAAAAGCCTTCCACTG CTGAAGAAAATGGCCTCTGAATATTATGATCACTTGCCACAGTATAACTCCTGGCTTAAAGTGCTTTATGATTTTGTGATGGATGACACTATCAGCCCCTATTCACGCATGAAAAGGCACCTGAAAGGTGAAGTGAAACAGGAGTGA
- the DEGS1 gene encoding sphingolipid delta(4)-desaturase DES1 isoform X2, with amino-acid sequence MGNTVAREDFEWVYTDQPHADRRKEILSKYPEIKALMKPDYNLIWVVILMMLAQLVALYLVKDLDWKWVVFWSYVFGSCLDHSMTLAIHEIAHNSAFGNCKAAWNRWFGMFANLPLGVPYSVSFKRYHMDHHRYLGGDGIDVDIPADFEGWFFCTRFRKLLWIILQPLFYAVRPLYLNPKPISRLEIMNLSIQFLFDVMIYYVFGVKSLFYLIAATILGLGLHPISGHFIAEHYMFLKGYETYSYYGPLNKLTFNVGYHNEHHDFPNIPGKSLPLDYYAWSPCILTDVDRSMLIQQANGLGSYLS; translated from the exons GTAAATACCCAGAGATAAAAGCCTTGATGAAACCAGACTACAACTTGATCTGGGTAGTTATTCTGATGATGCTTGCACAGCTAGTTGCTCTTTATCTGGTTAAAGATTTAGACTGGAAATGGGTTGTATTTTGGTCATATGTGTTTGGCAGTTGTCTTGATCATTCCATGACTCTGGCTATTCATGAGATCGCTCACAACAGTGCCTTTGGCAATTGTAAAGCTGCATGGAATCGATGGTTTGGGATGTTTGCCAATCTCCCACTTGGTGTTCCATACTCTGTATCCTTCAAGAGATATCACATGGATCATCATCGATATCTTGGTGGTGATGGAATTGATGTGGACATTCCTgctgattttgaaggatggtttttcTGTACTCGTTTTCGAAAGCTACTTTGGATTATTCTTCAGCCCCTCTTCTATGCTGTTCGGCCTCTTTATCTCAATCCCAAACCAATCTCTCGACTTGAAATCATGAACTTGTCAATTCAGTTTCTGTTTGATGTTATGATATACTATGTCTTTGGAGTAAAATCACTGTTCTACCTGATAGCAGCAACTATACTTGGGCTAGGCTTGCATCCCATTTCAGGACACTTCATAGCTGAacattatatgtttttaaaggggtATGAAACATATTCCTACTATGGGCCACTTAATAAGCTTACATTCAACGTTGGCTACCATAATGAACACCATGACTTCCCTAATATTCCTGGAAAAAGCCTTCCACTG GATTACTATGCATGGTCGCCCTGTATTCTTACAGATGTGGACAGGTCTATGCTTATTCAGCAAGCTAATGGACTGGGTTCATACTTGAG CTGA
- the DEGS1 gene encoding sphingolipid delta(4)-desaturase DES1 isoform X3 has protein sequence MKPDYNLIWVVILMMLAQLVALYLVKDLDWKWVVFWSYVFGSCLDHSMTLAIHEIAHNSAFGNCKAAWNRWFGMFANLPLGVPYSVSFKRYHMDHHRYLGGDGIDVDIPADFEGWFFCTRFRKLLWIILQPLFYAVRPLYLNPKPISRLEIMNLSIQFLFDVMIYYVFGVKSLFYLIAATILGLGLHPISGHFIAEHYMFLKGYETYSYYGPLNKLTFNVGYHNEHHDFPNIPGKSLPLLKKMASEYYDHLPQYNSWLKVLYDFVMDDTISPYSRMKRHLKGEVKQE, from the exons ATGAAACCAGACTACAACTTGATCTGGGTAGTTATTCTGATGATGCTTGCACAGCTAGTTGCTCTTTATCTGGTTAAAGATTTAGACTGGAAATGGGTTGTATTTTGGTCATATGTGTTTGGCAGTTGTCTTGATCATTCCATGACTCTGGCTATTCATGAGATCGCTCACAACAGTGCCTTTGGCAATTGTAAAGCTGCATGGAATCGATGGTTTGGGATGTTTGCCAATCTCCCACTTGGTGTTCCATACTCTGTATCCTTCAAGAGATATCACATGGATCATCATCGATATCTTGGTGGTGATGGAATTGATGTGGACATTCCTgctgattttgaaggatggtttttcTGTACTCGTTTTCGAAAGCTACTTTGGATTATTCTTCAGCCCCTCTTCTATGCTGTTCGGCCTCTTTATCTCAATCCCAAACCAATCTCTCGACTTGAAATCATGAACTTGTCAATTCAGTTTCTGTTTGATGTTATGATATACTATGTCTTTGGAGTAAAATCACTGTTCTACCTGATAGCAGCAACTATACTTGGGCTAGGCTTGCATCCCATTTCAGGACACTTCATAGCTGAacattatatgtttttaaaggggtATGAAACATATTCCTACTATGGGCCACTTAATAAGCTTACATTCAACGTTGGCTACCATAATGAACACCATGACTTCCCTAATATTCCTGGAAAAAGCCTTCCACTG CTGAAGAAAATGGCCTCTGAATATTATGATCACTTGCCACAGTATAACTCCTGGCTTAAAGTGCTTTATGATTTTGTGATGGATGACACTATCAGCCCCTATTCACGCATGAAAAGGCACCTGAAAGGTGAAGTGAAACAGGAGTGA